The DNA sequence TGGTTGTCGGAACGCCCTTGCCGTCGGGCCGAGACCAGTAAGCCCACGCCCGCCGCATCAGCGTGGAAATGAGAAGGCTATCGACATTGCCCCCGCTGTTGTTCCGCACGTCGATGATCAGGCCATCCTTGTCCAACTGCGCGAAGAAATCCCGCGCGAAGCTGGCGATGTCATCCGGCCCCATCGCCTCCAGATGCAGGTAGCCGATCTTGCCGCCCGAGAGGCTCGCCGTCGCCGCACGCTTCTCTTCGACAAAGTCGCGATAGCTGGCGGTCTGCTCCCCTTCGAGCGTCATGGGCTCCACAATTGCGCTCAACGGCGTGGCGCCGCGCACAAGGTCGAGCCGCACCTGCTGCCCGGCCTTCGAAGCGAGTTCGGAACGCAGTTCAGCCAGAGATGCGACCGGCCGCCCGTCTACGCGCCGGATCACGTCACCCACGCGCACATCCACGCCGGGACGGCGCAAGGGCGGGCGCAGGGAAACGAGATCGGCTTCGGCACGAAAGATGCTGTCGATCCGCAACCCCTGGGGAACTTGCGTGTAGCGCGCGCCGAGGAAGGCCATCTCGCTGTTTTCCTTGTCCTCCGGTAGATCGCCCGGGCGGACTTGGCTGTGCAAGATGCCGAGTTGGGAAGCCATTTGCCCGAGGATGGTGTTAAGCTCCGCACGGTGGCCGATGCGGTCCAGCAGCGGCTCGTGCTGCGCGCGCACCGCCTCCCAATCCACCCCACGCAGGCCTGGATCATAGGCGAAATCGCGATGCAAGCGCCACGCATCGACGAACATCTGGTGCCATTCGGCCCGGGGATCCACCGCCAGCCGCCAGTCGTCGAGGCGGACCATGTCAGCTTCTGTCTTATCCGGCATCTTGTCCTTGGCGGGGACCAGCGCCAGCGTCGGCTTGTCGGGCGATCCCGCCACGATCAGCGCGGTTTCGCCGTCCGCCGAAAGCGAAATGTCCTGGGCGCCCTCGGCGAAGGTCGTTTCCTTCGCGTCCTTCTTGTCGATCGCGATGGAGACAACATCCTCTCCTCTGACCGTGTAGAGGAAATCGCTCGTCGCCAGCAGCGTGCCTTCGACGCCGGGCTTCACTGGAAGTTTGTACAGCCGGTCTGCGAGGCCGGTGAGGACGATCCGCGCGGGCTTCGCCTTCTTCTCCTTGTCGTCCTCGTCGCGGGTGTCATCGCTGCTTGACTTCGCCTGGGCAGCATCGCGCTTCTCGACCTCGTCGGCCGACATGGTCAGCTCATTGTCCTCGCGGAAGCGGAAGTCCGCTGCGGGATCGAGCTGGAGGGCATAGATCTCCCCGCGATCAGGGAAGGCAACGCCCATGTTGCGGTCACCCCAGGGATTGTCCGGCGTCGGCTGGAAATTGCGATCCGACAGGAAATAGAGCCATGCACCATCGGGCGCGAAGGCCGGGGCATAGTCGCTGTATTTGGAAGAGGTTGCCTGCACCCGTTCCCCGCTGGCGAGGTTCTGCACGAAGATGTCCGAGGTGTTGGCGTTGTTCGCCCTCGACGTCTCGGCATAGGCTATATGCGTGCCGTCAGCGGAGAAGACCAGGTCGTGGAACGGCGCGTCGTCGCCCGTTTCATTCGTCGCCAACGTGGTGACCCGCCCACTCGCGACATCGACTTTTTGCAGCCGCGCCTGCTTGTCCCACAGGACAATCGTCTTTCCGTCCGGCGAGACGGCGAATGACCAGATATAGGCATCATATCCGCGCGTGACCGCCACCGGCTCCCCCGATCCATCGGCGGACATGACGAAAATGTCGCCCCGCTCTCCCTGGTCGAGGATCATGAAGGCCCGCTTGCCATCCGGCGCGGCGACGGCCTGCCGCGCGCGGGCGTTCAGTGGAGTCGCGAATTCGACGCGCCGGATGTGGCCGGGCGCGGCCAGCGCCACGCGGCCTCGGGCTGTGACGGCAACGCTCTCCCCCGAAGGCGAAATTCGCGCCGCTTCCATCTGCCGAAGGGGATCGCTGATCGAACGCAGGCGCGTCTGTTCGCGATCCGTGACGATGTCGATCGCCAGCTTGCGGAGCGTGCCCGCCGCAGTTGAATAGACAAACAGATCGGCGCCGTTCTGCAGGTAGATGTCACCCGCATCCATATCCGCCTGCAGCACGGGGAAGGGCATTTTGGGCGACAGCGCCGTCGCGCCGCTGCCGTCTTCGGCCACGGACCACACCTGATCCGCCCCGTCCTTGTCCGAAATGAAATAGATCCGCCCGCCATAGGCCATGGGGTGCCGGATCGGGGCGCCGAAATCGGCGAGCAGCTGGGTGGCCTCCTGCTGCGAGCCGTACTGCCAGCGCCACAGCTGCTCCATGCCGCCGCCGCGATAGAGCACGGCATTGTCCCGCGCGCGGGCATAGAGGCCGCGCCGGGTGAAGAAGAGTGTGCGCCCATCCTGGCCGAAGGTTGCGTCATTCGCCCGCCAAAGCGGGATCGGCACCGCCTCACCACCTTGCGGATCGACGACATAAAGCACTTCGCCCTGTCCGCCGCCGGCGAGGCGGGAAGAGTAGATAACCTTCCCGTCCGGCGTCCAGCCGACGGTGCGCACGAAGCCGCCTTCGAAGGTCAGGCGGCGGGGTGGGCCGCCCGCCACGGGCATGACATAGACATCGGCCTTGCTGTCGTAGCTGGCCGTGAAGGCCACGAGCGCGCCATCCGGCGAGATCACCGCATCCGCCTCTTCCGCCGGGTGGTTGGTCAACCGGATCGCGCTGCCGCCGCCGCGGCCTGTACGCCACAGATCACCCTCGCTGGCGAAGACCAGCACATCCCCGCGCGCGGCCGGATATTGATAGAAGCCCTCTTCTGCCGCTGCCGTTGCGGCCACGGACGCGAGCAGGCACGCGGCGAGAGTGCGAAGTGTCTTCATGTGCAGGAGCCCCGTTTGTTTCCTGCAGGATAGCGAAGCGCAGTAGGCTGCGCCAGCTTCCGCATCCCGCAAAAGTGCGGCTACCTACCCGCGCAAGCCAAGTGTGGCTGCTGTGTGAAGCGAGATCATCCGCTCCTCGTCTGTCGGAATTATCCGTACGGTCACCGGGCTGCCAGGAGTGCTGATTATAGCCGCATGCGCAGCATTGGCCGCTCCATCCATCTCCACGCCGAGCCAGCTTAACCGCGCACAGATGCGCGCGCGCATGGCCGCATCGTGTTCGCCGATTCCGGCCGTAAACACGATGCCATCGAGTCCGCCCAGACTGGACGCCAGGGCTCCCGCTTCTCGCCCGGCTCGATATGCGAACAGCGCCATCGCATCCTCGGCCTCGGGCGCCTCGCTGTCCTCCAGCACGTGCATGTCGCTCGAGATGTCCGAGACGCCGAGCAACCCGGCCTGCTTGTACAGCAGGGTTTCGACCGCCTTCGCGCTCATACCCTTTTGCTGAATGAGGTGCAGCACCACGCCCGGATCGAGATCGCCCGCGCGCGTGCCCATCATCAGGCCGTCCAGCGCCGTGAAACCCATCGTCGTGTCGATGCTGCGGCCATTGTCCATGGCGCACATCGAAGCACCATTGCCGAGATGCGCCGCGATCACGCGGCCGGCGGCCAGCGCCGGATCAATCTCGAGGAGGCGGCGAGCGATAAATTCGTAGGACAGGCCATGGAAGCCGTAGCGCCTTATGCCTTCATCATGCAGCGAGCGCGGAAGGGCAAAACGCGTGGCCAGCGCCGGCATGTCGTGATGGAAGGCGGTGTCGAAGCAGGCCACTTGCGGCACGTGCGGGGCGATGGCCTCCACCGCGCGGACGGCAGCGAGATTGTGCGGCTGATGCAGCGGGGCCAGCGGACAGAGCATGCCGAGCTGCGCCACCACCTCCGGGTCGACCCGAACCGGGGCAGCGAAGCGCGTGCCACCATGCACGATCCGGTGGCCGATGCCCGCAAGGGGCGCGCCGCCGGCGTGGGCGTCGATCCACTCCAGCAAGGCTGCCAGCAGAGCCTCGTGCGTCAGCCCCGCTCCGTCCGGCCACGTCCGCTCCGCCACCGTCCCGTCCTGATCGCTGTGCGCATGCAGGCGCGGCGCCGTGCCGATGCCTTCGATCTGGCCGCGGGCGAAGCGGCTGAGATTGCCATCCGACGTGAGTGAATAAAGCCCGAACTTGATGCTGGACGACCCCGCATTGAGGCTGAGAAGCGTGCGCGTCATTCCGCGGCCTGCGGGAGCCCTGGTGCCGCCAGCGTCGCTGCGCGCGCAAGCAGCACCGCAACGGCGCAGGACGCGAGGCGGGTGCGCAGTGAATCCGCCCGGCTGGTCAACACGATCGGCACGCGGGCACCGAGGACCACGCCGGCCGCATCGGCATTGCCCAGAAAGGTGAGCTGCTTGGCGAGCATGTTGCCGGCCTCGATATTGGGGACCAGCAGGACATCGGCGCACCCTGCGACGGGCGAAACGATGCCCTTCTCCCTCGCCGCTTCGACGCTCACTGCGTTATCGAGCGCAAGCGGGCCGTCGAGGATGGCGCCCTCGATTTGCCCGCGATCGGCCATCTTGCAAAGCGCGGCGGCGTCCAGAGTCGCGGGCATGGCCGGATTGACCGTCTCGACCGCGCCCAGAATAGCCACCTTGGGAGTGGCGATGCCGATCACTTTCGCAAGGTCCACCGCATTGCGCACAATGTCCGCCTTGGCATCGAGATCGGGCGCAATGTTGATCGCCGCATCCGTGATAATCAGTGGTTCCGCACGGCCCGGCACGTCCATCACATAGGCATGGCTGATCCGGCGTTCAGTCCTAAGCCCGTTCTCGCGGCAGACCACCGCTCCCATCAACTCATCGGTGTGCAGGGCACCTTTCATGAGCAGCTTCGCCTTGCCATCCCGCACCATCGCCACTGCCGTGTGGGCGGCGGCGTGGCTATGCGGTGCGTCGACGAGTTCGAAGGCCGAAATGTCGGCGCCGGCCTCTTGAGCCGCGGCCTCGATCCGGCGGCGCGGGCCCACAAGGATGGGCATGACGATGCCCGCGTCGTGCGCCTCAATCGCCGCAGCGATCGCCGCAGGGTCGCAGGGATGCACGACCGCAGTCGGCAAGGGAGTGCCACCTCGCACCCGCTCGAGGAGGCGCCGGTAGTGTTCGTGCGTGGCAAGGCGAAAATCGGGCAGCTCCACCCGACGCCGCCGCACTTTCTCGGCCGGGGCGATAACTTCAGCCTCGCCGGTGATCACTTCTTCGCCAAGCTGGTTGGTGCAGCGGCAGTCGAGGATCACGATCTGCTTGTCCGGCCGCTTTTCCTTCACCACGACGGTGGCCGTGATCTCGTCGCCCAGACCCACCGGCCGGCGAAAGCGGAAGCTCTGGTCGAGGTAGATTGTCCCCGGCCCCGGCAACTGAGTGCCGAGCACCGCCGAAATAAGGCCCCCGCCCCACATGCCATGCGCAATCACGCGATGAAACATGTCGGTCGCCGCATAGTCCGGGTCCAGATGAGCCGGATTGACGTCTCCCGAGACCAGCGCGAAGAGCTTGATGTCTTCGGCCGTCAAGGTGCGGGAGATGCTCGCGCTGTCGCCGAGCTTGAGCTCGTCGAAGGTTCGGTTTTCGATATAGTTGGGATCGTTCATGGCTCAGCGCTCCAGCACATAGCGGCCGGGCGCATTACAAAGAGGCGCATAACCCGCCTCTGCATTGCCCAGGCGCGGCGGCGGCACCGGGCCGCCGCTGTGATCGCCGAGCCAGGTGCCCCAGGCTGGCCACCAGCTTCCCTCCTCGCTCGCCGCGCGCTGCAGCCACTCATCGGGATCGATCGCGACCGTGTCAGCTGCTCGCGTGTAGCGCTGATAGTGCCGATGGGGGTGACCGGGCTCTGACACGATGCCCGCATTGTGACCTCCGCTGGTGAGGACGAAGGTCACCTCCGCATCGCTGAGCATGTGGATCTTGTGCACGGAACGCCACGGCGCCACATGGTCGCGCTCCGTCCCGACGACGAACATCGGCTGGCGCAGCGACGACAGTGTGATGGTGTGGCCGTCCACGCGGAAATGCCCCTTCGCAAGCTCATTATCCAGATACATGCGGCGCAGATATTCGCTGTGCATGGCATAGGGCATGCGCGTTCCGTCCGCGTTCCATGCCATCAGATCGGTCATCGGCGCGCGCTCGCCCATCAGATAAGTGTTGAGCATGCGCGACCAGATGAGGTCGTTGGACCGCAGCATCTGGAAGGCGCCGCCCATCTGATCCGTATCCAGATATCCCCGGCTCCACATGGCGCCTTCGAGCAGGTTGATCTGCGCCTCGTCGATGAACAGGGCGAGTTCTCCCGGCTCCGAAAAGTCGGTCTGCGCGGCCAGCAGTGTTATCGTCTTGAACCGCGCGTCCTGACGCCGCGCAAGTTCGGCCCCGGCAATGCTGAGCAGCGTCCCGCCGAGGCAATAGCCGGCTCCATGCACCTGATTGGCACCCGTGATCGCACACACCGCATCAAGCGCGGACAGCGGACCCAGCCGCAGATAGTCGTCCATGTCCAGATCGCGATCCTGCGCATCCGGATTGTGCCAGCTGATCATGAAGACAGTGAAGCCCTGCCCGGTCAGCCAGCGCACCAGCGAATTCCCGGGCGACAGGTCGAGAATGTAGTATTTCATGATCCACGCCGGAACGATCAGCACCGGCTCGGGCCGGACGGTATTCGTGGTCGCCTCATACTGGATCAGCTCGATCAGATCGTTGCGATAGACCACCTTGCCTGGCGTCGCGGCGACTTTCTCGCCGACGGGGAAAGCCTCTGTACCAGCCGGTGGCTGGCCACGCATCTGCCGCTCCATGTCTTCCAGGAACAGCCGCGCGCCCTCGACGAGACAATGGCCGCCCGTTTCGGCTATGCGGCGCTGGAGCACCGGATTGGTGGCGATGAAATTGGTCGGTGCGACCATGTCGAGCAGCTGGCGGGAGACGAACTCCACCACCTCCTCATGGTGGCGGGTCACGCCGGGGACCTCCGTCGTCGCCGCGTGCCACCATTGCTGGCCCAGCAAAAAACTCTGTGCAAGGAGGTCGAAAGGCGGTTGCATCCATGCCGCATCGTCAAAGCGATGATCCTGCGGCAGCGGCACAATAGCCGGCGTCCCCGCCTTGCCCGCGCGGCTTCGCGCGACATAGTCCGTCAGGCGCATCACCTTCCGGCCCGATTTGGCAGAAAGCTGCAGCTGCTTGCCCGGAGCCGTCGCCAAATGGACAAGCCAGTCAAACCACGATTGGGCCAGAGTAATCGGACTCAGCCCATGAGTCCCCTGGGCCACCATGCTCATGGCCAGGCGGTCGAGCGTACCGGCCAGTCCGTCTAGCGGATCATGAGTATCGGGTTCCATAGCGGCCTCCCTGTGGCGGATCGTGCGGACGAGATCATGGCCTGTGTCGCGGGCGGTGGCTACGGGCGTCCTCGCGCAGCTCTGCCGCCCGATGCGAAAGACGTCGTTGACGCAGCGCAATGGCGCGGCGTGAGCAGCTCAGGCGCTAACGCCGAAGGACCTATCCTGCATAGTCCGTGGCGCGATGAAACATGCGCACGACACGGCGGCGGAACTCCTGCCGCCGCTCAAACTTGCCGGGGGCGGCGGAACGGACCACCGCCTCGCAACCCTCCGCGAAGGCGACGGCCTCCGCATCCTCTGCACAGCGAGCGAGCCACTGTGCCGATGTCGCGAGCGCGCGATGGTGAATGGCTGAAGCCTGCTGACACAGCGCCGGCATGTCGTCACTGCAGCCCATAGCGAGAGCGAGATAGGCGATATAGTCGGGGTGCCAGACCTCGTCGGGGACGCTCATCTCGTCCGCGCTCGGAACAGTGTCCGCGAAAATTTCGCAGCCATTGCCATCGATGAAGGGCTGGTCGGTCGTCGGGAAGCAGGACCGCGAGAAGCTGCCAAAGGCTCGCTCGACGTCGGGCGCTCCGGCAAGGCCTTTGCGATAGATGATCCCCAAATATTTGCAGGCATAGGGGCCGGTGCCAACATCGTCCGATTCACAGACCTGCAGCATCCTGTCCCTGGATTTTCGATAGTCGCGAAGCGTCTTATTGAGGAAGTAGATCTTGCCGGCCTCGTAGCAGCCGCCCATCTGAAACCCTGCCGCGCATGAGGCTTCATAGGCGGCGAGCGCCCCCGGGGCATCCCCACGTCGTTCAGCAGCCACGCCCGCTCTCCAGCAGCTGTCAACATTCGCGTCCTGCTCGCAAGCGGAGGCCAGGGGGCCATTTGCCGCAGCTTCCGAAAGAGGCCCCGGTTGCGCGATCGCCGGGCCCGAGATGGCCACCAGGCTTATCATCACCGCGAAAACCATCCTCAAGAAGCGCATGCTTGTCTTTCCCTAGCGTCGGCGCGAAATGGCAGATGCACTTCGCTTTTTGCCCCAGGCGCTATGGAAGAAAACCATATGCGCTCTAAAAGCAATGCATGCTGATCTCACCCTTCGGACGCTCTGTGGTCCTGTGCTTCTTCGCAAGTCTCGTCCCTGCTGCCCCCGCTCTCGCCCAGGAACCGCCGGAAGCTGCACCGGCTCCTGCTGCAGACCCTGCTGTTGGAGATTATGCTGCAGCAGAGATGGAGCTGGTCGCCGGCCTCCGCCTCAATCCCGATGGGACTTTCCAATACGGCCTGAGCGTCGGGTCGCTGGACGAGCAGGCCCAAGGCAACTGGCAACGCGTGGGCACAAGGATTGAACTCACCAGCGAGCCCAAGCCGGTGCCGCCGGCCATTTCCGCCGATGGGATCAAGGCTGCACCAGGGCAGCCTTTTGCGATTAGGCTGCTCGCCCCCAACGGACAGGATGTCCCGGCGATCGATCTGCGGATCGATTTCGACACAGGCGAGCCGCTCATATCCTATCTCGCGGGTGGCCCCTGGTCGCTGCCGTTGGACGAGAAGCGCCAGCCCCGCTCTGTCACCTTCAGCAAGCCGGCCTATCATATTGATTCCGGGCCGTTGCCGCTGCGCGCAACGGACGGGACCGTTGCAGTCTTCCGGCTGACGCCGAACGACCTCGGGGTTGTGGACCTGACGGGCGCCTATCTCGAGCAGGATGGGGAAGACTTCGTGTTGAGGCGGTCCGAGGGTTTGCTCGCCTTCAGGCGTATCGATCGTTGAACCTAAGTCGGCTTGCCGGGTGGACATCTATCCCGGCAGATTTGCCGAGGTGCTCACCCAGGCCGCACACACTTCATCTTTCATGCAGGCATCCCGCGGCTGACAGCGTTTAAGGAGCCTATCGATGCGTCTGTTCAGGCCGCTTATCCTACCACTCCTGGCCTCAGCCCTTCTCTCGGTGCCCGTTGGCGCTCAAGCCGAAACCGGACCTAGCTATGTGCAGCCGACGCCGGCTGTCCCGCCCCCGATCGATCACGCATTCGCGGGCACTATCGAGCTTGATGTGGACGCGACCGACATCCGGCGCCGCATCTTCTCCGTGCACCAGCGGATCCCTGTCGCCGCGGGCGCCATCACCCTCCTGTATCCCCGATGGGAACCAGCCAGCCACGGGCCGAGCCTCACCGTTACCGACCTGGCCGGCCTGACCATCGAGGCCGAGGGGCGCCGGCTCGCGTGGCGGCGCGATCCGTATGAGCCGCACGCATTCCACCTGGATGTGCCGCCTGGCACAAAGGCAATCGATGTGCGCTTCCAGATGGTTGCAGGGGACGCGCTGCTGACACCGGACGTGGTGGCCGTGCCATGGCAGCGGCTGACCCTCTATCCTGCAGGGTGGTACGCCCGGAACATCCCCGTCTCGGCCAGGCTGACCTTGCCCGGCGGGTTCCGCCCCTTCACCGCGCTGAATGTCAGGGACAGCGAAGGCCCGATCGTTCGCTTTGAACCGACGTCGCTCGAAATCCTGCTCGACGCGCCGGTGCTGGCGGGACGCTACACGGCGCAAGTGCCGCTTACCGCGCCCGGCCCCGGCGCGGTGTCACTCGACATTGTGGCCCTGCGGACGGGCGATCTCACCGTCCCAGAGGCGCGAATTGCCGAGATAAAGAGGCTTATCGTGCAGATGCGCGCCGTCTTCGGAGCGACACCCTTCGCACAGTATCACATTCTTGCGCGGCTCAGCGACGATGGCTCATCGGGCGGAACCGAGCATCGGACATCGAGCGAGAACGGCCTTGCCTCATCGCATTTCCGCGACTGGCAGGCCGAAATCCTGTCGCGCGACCTTATCGCGCACGAGATCGTCCATGCCTGGAACGGCTTCTACCGCACGCCCGCCGATCTCTGGGCACCCACGCCAAATGTTCCGGTCGCGGGGAGCCTGCTGTGGGTGTATGAAGGACAGACGGAGTTCTGGGGGCGCGTGCTGGCCACACGAGCGGGGCAGTTCACGCCCGCCGAGCTGCGGGACCGACTAGCGCTCGAAGCCGCCGAAATTGCCGCGCGACCAGGGCGGGAATGGCGCCCATTGTCCGACGACGTAAACTATCCCTCCTTCATGTTGCGCCAGCCCGTTCCCTGGCGGGATTGGCAGCGGCGGCGAGATTACTATTCCGAAGGCGTGATGCTGTGGCTCGCTGTGGACGCCGAATTGCGCGAACGCAGCGGCGGCACGCGCAGCATCGACGATTTCGCGCACAGTTTCTTTGCCGGCGCGACTCCGGATGCGCCGAGCCGCACCTATACCTTTGCCGATCTGTGCAAAGCGCTCAATCAAGTGGCGCCGGGCGACTGGGCGGGCTTTCTGCGGAGCTGGCTTGACGGACATGCCGAGCTCGACACGACAAGCGGACTGGTGCGGCACGGTTGGCGGTTGGTTTTCACCGACATCCCAACGGCAGCCTTCCGCGCGAATGAGAACGAAGGCGGCGTCGTGGATCTCAGCTACTCGATAGGCCTGACAGCGCGCAGCGACGGCACGATCCGGGCGGTGTCATGGGACAGCCCCTCCTTCGAGGCAGGATTGCGGCCGGGAGTCCGTATCCTCGCGGTCAACGGAACGCCATATGGACGCGACGTGCTGCTGGCAGCAGTCCGCGATGCTGCGAACCATCCGGTCGTGCTGACCGTCGAGCAGGATGGCGAGCAAAGGGAAACGCCGATACGCTATGTGGGCACCTTGCGGTATCCGCGGCTTGATCGCATTCCAGGCCGGCCCGATACGCTTGCCGCCCTTCTGACGGCGCGCTGACCTTCTCCACCCGAAGAATAGAATCGTCTCGATGGTGGCGCCCACCCCCCGCCGAGACTATCTCCCGCGATAGTGCCGACGCTCCTTACCCTTTGCGTGAACGCCCTGCCCCCGCGGGCGCGACGAATGCTGGTGCGCGCGGATCCGGGAATGTTGCGAACCGCCCGCGGATCGCGCGCGATGCTTGCCTTCCTGCTGACGCTCGCAGTCACCTTTTCGATCGGCGAGGCGGTCGGTGTACCGGTCACGGCCTTTCTCATCGCCTTTCCGGTGACGGTCTTCTGCTGTGCGGCAATCAGCGATGACGAAACCCGCGCACGCATCGGCAAGATTGCAGCGCTCTCCGCTTCGGCAGGCGCGATGTTCACACTCTCCGCGCTGCTTCACACGAGCTGGGTCAATCATCTGGTCTTCGTCCTGGTGATCGGTGTAGCTGCCTATATGCGCCAGTATGGCGGGCCTTGGGTGCCGGCCGGGCTGGCGGCCAATGTCAGCTACTTTTTCGGCGCCTTCCTGAAGCCCGACATCCAGATGCTGCACTGGCAATGGATCGGCGTCGCGGTCGGGGCAGCCTGCGCCCTGCTGGTGCATCAGCTGGTCGTGCCGCACCGGCCCTGGCGGCGGATGCAATGGTCCGTCGGATCGATCCGGATGCGAATGGGGGCACTGCTCGCCGCCGCCGCCAGTCCCGGTGGACGGAACGACGGCGCTCGCCTGAAGCGCGATTTGGCGCGCGTAGCCAGTGCGGTCACCATCGCGGAAGCCGAGCTGGAGAACCTTCCGGGCGGTCGTCTTGCCCACCGCCCGCTGGCCGAGGCGTTGATCGCGGTTCTGGTCCTTGCGGAACGGCTAGCCTTGCAGGTGCAGGACGCGCCGGACGGGCTCGGGGCGTCTGACGTGCGAGCGGCGCTCGAACGCCTGTCCCGCGCCCTGATCTGCTACACGCCGGTTCCGCACGAAGGCGATGTCGCTTCGATTGCCGCGGCGATCGAAGACCTCGAACGATCGCTTCGCCTGCCGCCCGATATGGACGCGGCGAAGTCCATGGCTGCACCGCCCACTGACCGGAAGAG is a window from the Altererythrobacter sp. B11 genome containing:
- a CDS encoding S41 family peptidase; protein product: MKTLRTLAACLLASVAATAAAEEGFYQYPAARGDVLVFASEGDLWRTGRGGGSAIRLTNHPAEEADAVISPDGALVAFTASYDSKADVYVMPVAGGPPRRLTFEGGFVRTVGWTPDGKVIYSSRLAGGGQGEVLYVVDPQGGEAVPIPLWRANDATFGQDGRTLFFTRRGLYARARDNAVLYRGGGMEQLWRWQYGSQQEATQLLADFGAPIRHPMAYGGRIYFISDKDGADQVWSVAEDGSGATALSPKMPFPVLQADMDAGDIYLQNGADLFVYSTAAGTLRKLAIDIVTDREQTRLRSISDPLRQMEAARISPSGESVAVTARGRVALAAPGHIRRVEFATPLNARARQAVAAPDGKRAFMILDQGERGDIFVMSADGSGEPVAVTRGYDAYIWSFAVSPDGKTIVLWDKQARLQKVDVASGRVTTLATNETGDDAPFHDLVFSADGTHIAYAETSRANNANTSDIFVQNLASGERVQATSSKYSDYAPAFAPDGAWLYFLSDRNFQPTPDNPWGDRNMGVAFPDRGEIYALQLDPAADFRFREDNELTMSADEVEKRDAAQAKSSSDDTRDEDDKEKKAKPARIVLTGLADRLYKLPVKPGVEGTLLATSDFLYTVRGEDVVSIAIDKKDAKETTFAEGAQDISLSADGETALIVAGSPDKPTLALVPAKDKMPDKTEADMVRLDDWRLAVDPRAEWHQMFVDAWRLHRDFAYDPGLRGVDWEAVRAQHEPLLDRIGHRAELNTILGQMASQLGILHSQVRPGDLPEDKENSEMAFLGARYTQVPQGLRIDSIFRAEADLVSLRPPLRRPGVDVRVGDVIRRVDGRPVASLAELRSELASKAGQQVRLDLVRGATPLSAIVEPMTLEGEQTASYRDFVEEKRAATASLSGGKIGYLHLEAMGPDDIASFARDFFAQLDKDGLIIDVRNNSGGNVDSLLISTLMRRAWAYWSRPDGKGVPTTNMQNAYRGHVAVLIDERTYSDGETFAAGIKSLGVAPLIGTRTAGAGIWLSDRNRLSDSGAVRVAENAQYSIGGDWIIEGTGVSPDYEVENTPYATFQGQDAQLQAAVSLLQSRIAEDPIPPLMPRPLPPLGTPAAGVQPLSAR
- a CDS encoding acetate/propionate family kinase, which gives rise to MTRTLLSLNAGSSSIKFGLYSLTSDGNLSRFARGQIEGIGTAPRLHAHSDQDGTVAERTWPDGAGLTHEALLAALLEWIDAHAGGAPLAGIGHRIVHGGTRFAAPVRVDPEVVAQLGMLCPLAPLHQPHNLAAVRAVEAIAPHVPQVACFDTAFHHDMPALATRFALPRSLHDEGIRRYGFHGLSYEFIARRLLEIDPALAAGRVIAAHLGNGASMCAMDNGRSIDTTMGFTALDGLMMGTRAGDLDPGVVLHLIQQKGMSAKAVETLLYKQAGLLGVSDISSDMHVLEDSEAPEAEDAMALFAYRAGREAGALASSLGGLDGIVFTAGIGEHDAAMRARICARLSWLGVEMDGAANAAHAAIISTPGSPVTVRIIPTDEERMISLHTAATLGLRG
- a CDS encoding bifunctional enoyl-CoA hydratase/phosphate acetyltransferase; this encodes MNDPNYIENRTFDELKLGDSASISRTLTAEDIKLFALVSGDVNPAHLDPDYAATDMFHRVIAHGMWGGGLISAVLGTQLPGPGTIYLDQSFRFRRPVGLGDEITATVVVKEKRPDKQIVILDCRCTNQLGEEVITGEAEVIAPAEKVRRRRVELPDFRLATHEHYRRLLERVRGGTPLPTAVVHPCDPAAIAAAIEAHDAGIVMPILVGPRRRIEAAAQEAGADISAFELVDAPHSHAAAHTAVAMVRDGKAKLLMKGALHTDELMGAVVCRENGLRTERRISHAYVMDVPGRAEPLIITDAAINIAPDLDAKADIVRNAVDLAKVIGIATPKVAILGAVETVNPAMPATLDAAALCKMADRGQIEGAILDGPLALDNAVSVEAAREKGIVSPVAGCADVLLVPNIEAGNMLAKQLTFLGNADAAGVVLGARVPIVLTSRADSLRTRLASCAVAVLLARAATLAAPGLPQAAE
- a CDS encoding PHA/PHB synthase family protein, with translation MEPDTHDPLDGLAGTLDRLAMSMVAQGTHGLSPITLAQSWFDWLVHLATAPGKQLQLSAKSGRKVMRLTDYVARSRAGKAGTPAIVPLPQDHRFDDAAWMQPPFDLLAQSFLLGQQWWHAATTEVPGVTRHHEEVVEFVSRQLLDMVAPTNFIATNPVLQRRIAETGGHCLVEGARLFLEDMERQMRGQPPAGTEAFPVGEKVAATPGKVVYRNDLIELIQYEATTNTVRPEPVLIVPAWIMKYYILDLSPGNSLVRWLTGQGFTVFMISWHNPDAQDRDLDMDDYLRLGPLSALDAVCAITGANQVHGAGYCLGGTLLSIAGAELARRQDARFKTITLLAAQTDFSEPGELALFIDEAQINLLEGAMWSRGYLDTDQMGGAFQMLRSNDLIWSRMLNTYLMGERAPMTDLMAWNADGTRMPYAMHSEYLRRMYLDNELAKGHFRVDGHTITLSSLRQPMFVVGTERDHVAPWRSVHKIHMLSDAEVTFVLTSGGHNAGIVSEPGHPHRHYQRYTRAADTVAIDPDEWLQRAASEEGSWWPAWGTWLGDHSGGPVPPPRLGNAEAGYAPLCNAPGRYVLER
- a CDS encoding M61 family metallopeptidase, which encodes MRLFRPLILPLLASALLSVPVGAQAETGPSYVQPTPAVPPPIDHAFAGTIELDVDATDIRRRIFSVHQRIPVAAGAITLLYPRWEPASHGPSLTVTDLAGLTIEAEGRRLAWRRDPYEPHAFHLDVPPGTKAIDVRFQMVAGDALLTPDVVAVPWQRLTLYPAGWYARNIPVSARLTLPGGFRPFTALNVRDSEGPIVRFEPTSLEILLDAPVLAGRYTAQVPLTAPGPGAVSLDIVALRTGDLTVPEARIAEIKRLIVQMRAVFGATPFAQYHILARLSDDGSSGGTEHRTSSENGLASSHFRDWQAEILSRDLIAHEIVHAWNGFYRTPADLWAPTPNVPVAGSLLWVYEGQTEFWGRVLATRAGQFTPAELRDRLALEAAEIAARPGREWRPLSDDVNYPSFMLRQPVPWRDWQRRRDYYSEGVMLWLAVDAELRERSGGTRSIDDFAHSFFAGATPDAPSRTYTFADLCKALNQVAPGDWAGFLRSWLDGHAELDTTSGLVRHGWRLVFTDIPTAAFRANENEGGVVDLSYSIGLTARSDGTIRAVSWDSPSFEAGLRPGVRILAVNGTPYGRDVLLAAVRDAANHPVVLTVEQDGEQRETPIRYVGTLRYPRLDRIPGRPDTLAALLTAR